TAGACGCGCTCATCGCGGACGGCACCATCTCCGGCGGGATGATCCCCAAGGTGGACGCCTGCCGCAGGGCCATAGAGGCCGGGGCGGAGGCCGTCCGCATGGTCAACGGAAAAGACCCAGACAGTATAATTACCGACGTGATCAAAGGGATCCCGCACGGGACCCTGATAATAAGATGAAAAGTGATTCAAATGGATTTCGAGACAGTGAAGGATCTCAGTTCGAAGTATCTCTTCCCCAACTACGGCCGCCTCGACCTGGCTTTCGAGCGCGGGGAGGGGTGCTATCTCTACGATGCGAAAGGGAAGCAGTACCTCGACACCGTGGCGGGCATAGCCGTATGCTCCCTCGGATACTCCCACCCGGACTGGGTGAAGGCGATGCGCGACCAGGTGTCGCACCTCGTGCATGTTTCAAACCTCTACTACGTGGAGGAGCAGGCACAGCTGGCACAGCGTCTCAACACCGTGACGCCCGACGCCATCACCCGCACCCTGTTCGTGAACAGCGGTGCGGAGGCCAACGAAGGCGCGATGAAGACCGCCGTCCGCTACACCAAGAGGCACAAGGTGCTCTCCGCCTACAACGGGTTCCACGGGAGGACCTCCGCGGCCCTGGGGGCCACCGCCCAGAAGAAGTACCAGGAGACGTTCGAGCCCCTGATAAACGAGAAGACCTTCGGATACTTCGAGTACAACGACCTGGAGTCCGTGAAGTCCCTCATCGACAGGGACACCGCATGCCTCCTGATCGAAGGCATCCAGGGTGAGGGGGGCGTCGTCTGCGGCACCCCCGAGTTCCTCCGCGGCGTCCGCGACCTGTGCACCGACTACGGTGTGCTCATGATCGTGGACGAGGTGCAGACCGGCGTCGGAAGGACCGGCAAGTGGTGGTGCATGGACAACTACGGCATCGTGCCGGACATCATCACCACGGCGAAGGGGCTGGCGGCAGGAATGCCCATCGGGGCCATCATGACCACCGACGAGATCGCATCCGTCATGACCCCGGGGACCCACGGGACCACCTTCGGC
The nucleotide sequence above comes from Candidatus Methanomethylophilus alvi Mx1201. Encoded proteins:
- a CDS encoding aspartate aminotransferase family protein, with the protein product MDFETVKDLSSKYLFPNYGRLDLAFERGEGCYLYDAKGKQYLDTVAGIAVCSLGYSHPDWVKAMRDQVSHLVHVSNLYYVEEQAQLAQRLNTVTPDAITRTLFVNSGAEANEGAMKTAVRYTKRHKVLSAYNGFHGRTSAALGATAQKKYQETFEPLINEKTFGYFEYNDLESVKSLIDRDTACLLIEGIQGEGGVVCGTPEFLRGVRDLCTDYGVLMIVDEVQTGVGRTGKWWCMDNYGIVPDIITTAKGLAAGMPIGAIMTTDEIASVMTPGTHGTTFGGNPLVCASGCAVIDIINRNHILDNVSTVGAAWKKDLEALKAKHPGKIKDVRGMGFIIGVEMDSEETAAGVRKYMADHQVLVNVAHGKTVRLIPPLIFTMEQKDEFMRAFTAALE